One window of the Borreliella mayonii genome contains the following:
- a CDS encoding CRASP family complement regulator-acquiring lipoprotein, translated as MGKFLSTKNFVSEMMHQLLLDYQNDTNRISTDENKLKSRADTLFNQMAKKAKKQKS; from the coding sequence TTGGGAAAATTTTTATCTACAAAAAATTTCGTCTCAGAAATGATGCACCAACTCTTATTAGATTATCAAAATGATACAAATCGTATAAGCACAGATGAAAATAAGCTTAAATCTCGTGCAGATACACTTTTCAATCAAATGGCAAAAAAAGCTAAGAAGCAGAAAAGCTAA
- a CDS encoding plasmid maintenance protein yields the protein MIIKIKNNVNTNFNNLITLEEIIKYNQKNANSNLIELKHSRLKSYLTKKKAIYQRILKVCWAIELKNKEYYKSNKIKTYSTIEIYNIVNKCLAKDNKKISIRTLEYDISFLNQILLITTKLKHLGKDNGSFAFYIQNKNLWKHRFTIIQEAINEEIKEYLKDKKIVSNFSKEINNAINKNNIKNIRPNSSSADESTADVIPKGIKDIYKIKNSTEKNNEKINKISYKEYIANKLVKVHKIEKLQIAKILKISNNEKTYVNALRNLKLAIEKYKKEYNIEDISNHFIKEFKNKYSKKIWMMNGKTEKTNDFNEIWEKRFKKTFLNKNFTKEYQNEHEKENKKIANNKKRINVLFSKSKGFKRIRKIKINLN from the coding sequence ATGATAATAAAAATAAAAAATAATGTCAATACAAATTTTAATAATCTCATAACATTAGAAGAAATTATAAAGTACAATCAAAAAAATGCAAACTCTAATTTAATAGAATTAAAACACTCAAGACTAAAATCATATTTAACTAAAAAAAAGGCCATATACCAAAGGATACTCAAGGTATGCTGGGCAATCGAGCTTAAAAACAAAGAATACTATAAATCTAACAAAATTAAAACATATTCCACAATAGAAATATATAATATAGTTAATAAATGTCTTGCAAAAGATAATAAAAAAATATCAATCAGGACTTTAGAATATGATATATCATTTTTAAATCAAATACTCTTAATAACAACAAAACTAAAACATTTAGGTAAAGATAATGGAAGCTTTGCATTTTATATACAAAACAAAAATCTTTGGAAACACCGTTTTACAATTATTCAAGAAGCAATTAATGAAGAAATAAAAGAATATTTAAAAGACAAAAAAATAGTATCTAACTTTTCTAAAGAAATTAACAATGCTATAAACAAGAATAATATAAAAAATATAAGACCTAACAGCTCATCTGCAGATGAATCAACTGCAGATGTTATACCTAAAGGTATAAAAGATATATATAAGATAAAGAATTCTACAGAAAAAAACAATGAAAAAATAAATAAAATTTCCTATAAAGAATATATAGCGAATAAGTTAGTAAAAGTTCACAAAATAGAAAAACTCCAAATAGCAAAAATACTTAAAATAAGCAACAATGAAAAAACATATGTAAATGCATTAAGAAACTTAAAGTTAGCAATAGAAAAATATAAAAAAGAATATAATATTGAAGATATTTCAAATCATTTTATAAAAGAGTTTAAAAATAAATATAGTAAGAAAATATGGATGATGAACGGAAAAACCGAAAAAACAAATGACTTTAATGAAATTTGGGAAAAAAGATTTAAAAAAACCTTTTTAAATAAAAATTTTACAAAAGAATATCAAAATGAACATGAAAAAGAGAATAAAAAAATTGCTAATAACAAAAAAAGAATAAATGTTCTTTTTTCTAAAAGCAAAGGTTTCAAAAGAATAAGAAAAATTAAAATAAATTTAAATTAA
- a CDS encoding DUF5425 family lipoprotein — protein sequence MNKKFVISLLSIILTFLLVLGCDLSRNNDLNKIDAISDFEKKYMDNSDYQCSSKKESEIKNSQIKLDENNNKSHSYYSRLSNVSDYSDKTHIYCKRK from the coding sequence ATGAACAAAAAATTTGTTATTTCATTATTATCCATAATATTAACTTTTTTATTAGTATTGGGTTGTGATTTATCAAGAAATAACGATCTAAACAAAATAGATGCTATTTCTGATTTTGAAAAGAAATATATGGATAATTCGGATTATCAATGTTCAAGTAAAAAAGAGTCTGAAATCAAAAATTCTCAAATTAAATTGGATGAGAATAATAATAAAAGTCATTCTTATTATTCTAGATTATCTAATGTTTCAGATTATTCTGATAAAACACATATATATTGCAAAAGAAAATGA
- a CDS encoding helix-turn-helix domain-containing protein — protein sequence MFNDINKGFYRNFSKAFRFVRFLYNKILSDKIDYYEKISKILLVV from the coding sequence TTGTTTAATGATATCAATAAAGGCTTTTATAGAAATTTTTCAAAAGCATTTAGATTTGTAAGATTTTTATATAACAAAATATTAAGTGATAAAATAGACTATTATGAAAAAATAAGCAAAATCTTATTAGTTGTTTAA
- a CDS encoding ParA family protein has translation MKKIAFHIQKGGVGKTTLSGNIASYLSKTKKVILVDCDIQQGSSSTWFLNHEILRLDVKDSLLKKVEVDKVLKKIQKNFYILPCVPSGTFRRDVQHELQDFPYLIDDFCLELEKLGFEFAIFDLSPSFELWERRIILAMCEVVTPLTPEFLSLEGINIFKEEFDSLLKSYRKKVKHEKIICNMLNKSFKRHNLHLKQFKTFGYDLYEVGQDAKIAESQLYKKSIFDYYPESRSVLELSRLGDALCL, from the coding sequence ATGAAAAAAATAGCATTTCATATTCAAAAAGGTGGTGTTGGTAAAACTACCTTAAGCGGGAATATTGCAAGTTATTTATCTAAAACAAAAAAAGTTATATTGGTTGATTGTGATATACAGCAAGGAAGTTCTTCTACATGGTTTCTTAATCATGAAATTCTTAGGTTAGATGTTAAAGATTCTCTTTTAAAGAAGGTAGAGGTAGATAAAGTATTAAAAAAAATACAAAAAAATTTTTATATTTTGCCATGTGTGCCTAGTGGAACTTTTAGAAGAGATGTGCAACATGAATTGCAGGATTTTCCATATTTGATAGATGATTTTTGCTTGGAATTAGAGAAATTGGGATTTGAATTTGCGATTTTTGATTTATCTCCCAGTTTTGAGCTTTGGGAGCGAAGAATTATTCTTGCAATGTGTGAAGTTGTTACCCCATTGACTCCAGAATTTTTAAGTCTTGAAGGAATTAATATTTTTAAAGAAGAGTTTGATTCTTTGTTAAAATCTTATAGAAAAAAGGTTAAACATGAGAAGATTATTTGTAATATGCTTAATAAAAGTTTTAAAAGACATAATTTGCACTTAAAGCAATTTAAAACTTTTGGATATGATCTTTATGAGGTTGGACAAGATGCTAAAATAGCAGAATCTCAGCTATATAAGAAGTCTATTTTTGATTATTATCCTGAGAGTAGGTCTGTCTTAGAACTTTCAAGATTGGGGGATGCTTTATGCCTATAA